In Streptomyces puniciscabiei, a single genomic region encodes these proteins:
- a CDS encoding toxin-antitoxin system antitoxin component, with product MAKTQLNVRVDEGTARAARERALARGISVNRYIEELVRQDTGEAGRTFVEAAADFMKQYESVFAEEFAETRGTGVGDGR from the coding sequence ATGGCGAAGACCCAGCTGAACGTGCGCGTGGACGAGGGCACCGCCCGCGCCGCCCGCGAACGCGCCCTGGCCCGCGGTATCAGCGTCAACCGCTATATCGAAGAGCTGGTCAGACAGGACACCGGTGAGGCGGGCCGTACGTTCGTGGAGGCCGCCGCCGACTTCATGAAGCAGTACGAGTCCGTGTTCGCCGAGGAGTTCGCCGAGACCCGCGGCACCGGTGTCGGGGACGGCCGCTGA
- a CDS encoding class I SAM-dependent methyltransferase has protein sequence MRLLSGSGKVARSPVHHPLFARFYARCSVSAETRMGMAGIRQRLLAGLSGRVIEIGAGNGLNFSHYPGAVAEVVAIEPEPLLRKLALESALRSEVPVDVVPGAAEALPVKSEAFDAAVLSLVLCSVRDVARALGEVRRVVKPGGQVRFFEHGQGGGRVMRLTQRSLDRTVWPTLTGGCHLARQPVAALREAGLTLGPQRQVLLPENGPALPTSYCVLGVAWRPDEPDAR, from the coding sequence ATGCGGCTGCTGTCCGGCTCCGGCAAGGTGGCGCGGAGTCCCGTCCACCACCCCCTGTTCGCCCGCTTCTACGCCCGCTGCAGTGTGAGCGCCGAGACCCGGATGGGCATGGCCGGGATACGGCAGCGGCTGCTGGCCGGGCTGTCCGGCCGGGTGATCGAGATCGGCGCGGGCAACGGGCTGAACTTCTCGCACTATCCCGGTGCCGTCGCCGAGGTCGTCGCGATCGAACCGGAGCCGCTGCTCAGGAAGTTGGCTCTGGAGTCGGCCCTGCGTTCCGAGGTTCCGGTCGACGTGGTGCCGGGCGCGGCGGAGGCGCTGCCGGTCAAGAGCGAGGCCTTCGACGCGGCCGTGCTGTCCCTGGTGCTGTGCAGCGTCCGGGACGTGGCGCGCGCGCTGGGCGAGGTACGACGGGTGGTCAAACCGGGCGGACAGGTGCGGTTCTTCGAGCACGGCCAGGGCGGCGGCCGGGTGATGAGACTGACCCAGCGCTCCCTGGACCGGACCGTGTGGCCCACGCTGACCGGCGGCTGCCATCTGGCCCGGCAGCCGGTGGCCGCGCTGCGCGAGGCCGGGCTCACGCTCGGCCCGCAACGGCAGGTACTGCTGCCGGAGAACGGCCCGGCACTGCCGACCTCGTACTGCGTGCTCGGGGTCGCCTGGCGGCCGGACGAGCCGGACGCACGCTGA
- a CDS encoding VOC family protein: MERVLGIGGYFMRAADPAALNAWYRDCLGLDADENGLWRQGAGPTVFAAFESETGYFGTRAQQTMLNFRVRDLDAMLAQLRAKGADVSDETQDMEGVGRFGWVTDPEGNRVELWQPA; encoded by the coding sequence ATGGAACGTGTGCTTGGAATCGGCGGCTACTTCATGCGGGCTGCCGACCCGGCTGCCCTGAACGCCTGGTACCGCGACTGCCTGGGCCTGGACGCCGACGAGAACGGTCTGTGGCGCCAGGGAGCCGGGCCGACGGTGTTCGCGGCGTTCGAGTCCGAGACCGGCTACTTCGGGACCCGCGCCCAGCAGACCATGCTCAACTTCCGGGTGCGCGACCTGGATGCGATGCTCGCGCAATTGCGCGCCAAGGGAGCGGACGTGTCCGACGAGACGCAGGACATGGAGGGCGTCGGCCGATTCGGCTGGGTCACCGATCCCGAGGGCAATCGGGTCGAGCTGTGGCAGCCCGCCTGA
- the bioD gene encoding dethiobiotin synthase, protein MPVLVITGTGTEVGKTVTTAAVAAAALAAGRSVAVLKAAQTGVRPDERGDADEVARLAGTVTATELARYPEPLAPGTAARRAGMAPVHPHEVAERAAKLAAEHDLVLVEGAGGLLVRFDAAGGTLADAAELLGAPVLVVAQAGLGTLNTTELTALELRRRKLELAGVVIGSWPDSPDLASRCNVADLPEVAAAPLLGAIPAGAGSLAPAGFRAAARKWLAPRLDGTWDAEAFRVRVAP, encoded by the coding sequence ATGCCGGTACTGGTGATCACGGGCACGGGCACGGAGGTCGGCAAGACCGTCACCACCGCCGCCGTCGCCGCCGCGGCGCTCGCAGCGGGGCGCTCGGTGGCCGTGCTGAAGGCCGCGCAGACGGGCGTACGGCCGGACGAGCGCGGTGACGCCGACGAGGTCGCGCGGCTCGCGGGGACGGTCACGGCCACGGAACTGGCGCGCTATCCGGAGCCGTTGGCGCCCGGCACCGCGGCCCGGCGGGCGGGCATGGCCCCCGTCCACCCGCACGAGGTGGCCGAACGGGCGGCCAAGCTGGCCGCGGAGCACGATCTGGTACTGGTCGAGGGGGCGGGCGGACTGCTCGTCCGCTTCGACGCGGCCGGCGGCACGCTGGCCGACGCGGCCGAGCTGCTCGGCGCACCGGTGCTGGTGGTCGCCCAGGCGGGCCTGGGCACCCTCAACACCACGGAGCTGACGGCACTCGAACTACGCCGCCGGAAGCTGGAGTTGGCAGGTGTGGTGATCGGCAGCTGGCCCGACTCCCCCGACCTCGCGTCCCGCTGCAACGTGGCCGACCTCCCCGAGGTCGCTGCCGCTCCGCTGCTCGGCGCGATCCCCGCCGGGGCGGGGTCGCTGGCACCGGCCGGCTTCCGCGCGGCGGCACGGAAGTGGCTGGCGCCCCGCCTGGACGGCACATGGGATGCGGAGGCGTTCCGGGTACGGGTGGCGCCGTAG